A window of the Halobacterium hubeiense genome harbors these coding sequences:
- a CDS encoding sulfurtransferase TusA family protein, with product MPSIDDVTDAPDELSDEEAESLFEQADEVQDMMGEVCPYPQVEAKKGLQNLDEGDLLVQETDHVPCTENVPRAVGDDADARVWRSGDGVYRIYLEKQ from the coding sequence ATGCCATCCATCGACGACGTCACCGACGCACCCGATGAACTGTCCGACGAAGAAGCCGAATCGCTGTTCGAGCAGGCCGACGAAGTGCAGGATATGATGGGCGAAGTCTGTCCGTACCCGCAGGTCGAGGCGAAGAAAGGCCTCCAAAACCTCGACGAGGGCGACCTGCTCGTGCAGGAGACCGACCACGTGCCCTGCACGGAGAACGTCCCGCGCGCCGTCGGCGACGACGCCGACGCCCGCGTGTGGCGCAGCGGCGACGGCGTCTACCGCATCTACCTGGAGAAGCAATGA
- a CDS encoding rhodanese-like domain-containing protein: protein MSEDVDTIDPETVRERLATGDDDFDLVDIRETDAYEDGHLPGAEHLTVEELEDVVAERDWSDEVVVYCYVGQTSVQAARLVEEYGNADEVASMDGGYEAWEEAVEPLANAD from the coding sequence ATGAGCGAGGACGTCGACACGATCGACCCCGAGACGGTCCGCGAGCGCCTCGCTACCGGCGACGACGACTTCGACCTCGTGGACATCCGCGAGACCGACGCCTACGAGGACGGCCACCTCCCGGGCGCCGAACACCTCACCGTCGAAGAGCTCGAGGACGTGGTCGCCGAGCGCGACTGGAGCGACGAGGTCGTCGTCTACTGCTACGTCGGCCAGACCTCGGTGCAGGCCGCGCGCCTCGTCGAGGAGTACGGGAACGCCGACGAGGTCGCGAGCATGGACGGCGGCTACGAGGCGTGGGAGGAGGCCGTCGAACCGCTGGCGAACGCCGACTAG
- a CDS encoding cell division protein SepF, whose amino-acid sequence MGFMDKILGGSGSSTEDYVELDVDDFDTDGGEASVTVHIAEIDGQEDVIAIKDAVYDGDVVIADITRLRTEDRTVEHVVDELRQVAQEVGGDIVQKGDDQIIVVPNGLAISRTKLNRR is encoded by the coding sequence ATGGGCTTCATGGACAAGATTCTCGGCGGGAGCGGGAGTTCCACCGAGGATTACGTCGAACTAGACGTCGACGACTTCGACACCGACGGCGGCGAAGCGAGCGTCACCGTCCACATCGCGGAAATCGACGGGCAGGAAGACGTCATCGCCATCAAGGACGCCGTCTACGACGGCGACGTCGTCATCGCGGACATCACGCGGCTCCGCACGGAGGACCGCACGGTCGAACACGTCGTCGACGAACTCCGGCAGGTCGCCCAGGAGGTCGGCGGCGACATCGTCCAGAAGGGCGACGACCAAATCATCGTCGTGCCGAACGGGCTCGCCATCAGCCGCACGAAACTCAACCGGCGCTGA
- a CDS encoding DUF5611 family protein, whose protein sequence is MKEYKMRRGEYLEERMPDLLSEVEDYFGEVTDTEEFKGSDLYVVEDPDNPVFERVTAGAVEYSGKKDKLAVDFEERPAEEVIADGDAEAAADAVDAKNDFLLEATGRDAKSRRDSMKRAVEDDADAPDDVA, encoded by the coding sequence ATGAAGGAGTACAAGATGCGACGCGGCGAGTACCTCGAAGAGCGGATGCCCGACCTCCTCTCGGAGGTCGAGGACTACTTCGGCGAGGTCACGGACACCGAGGAGTTCAAGGGCAGCGACCTCTACGTCGTCGAGGACCCCGACAACCCGGTCTTCGAGCGCGTCACAGCCGGCGCCGTCGAATACTCCGGGAAGAAGGACAAGCTCGCCGTCGACTTCGAGGAGCGCCCCGCCGAGGAAGTCATCGCGGACGGCGACGCCGAGGCCGCCGCCGACGCCGTGGACGCGAAAAACGACTTCCTGCTGGAAGCGACCGGCCGGGACGCCAAGTCCCGCCGCGACTCGATGAAGCGCGCCGTCGAGGACGACGCCGACGCGCCCGACGACGTCGCGTAA
- a CDS encoding DUF7093 family protein, which produces MGLRCSLLGHDYGEAFVERDREERGDEVVVTERELKECARCGSEKVTTENTEVRSLEPQRRDNGDATAEPEPTEEPAGEPAATADDGAAEGAFTSASDAIEQAEVGMETDDALAGEPDEDDAVILDDDADASDEPGSDQWDEPAEPEADPDPEPVEDDAEVVDAGPSSDPDSGAQTEYVEQSQSQPEAESASTLDRDRGEWPDTDGEDEGFDATETADADAEVSATETDESTFEFGAEDGAVEADTGFTSAGPVETNEAADELDFALYCPECGFERYAAGSSLRAGDICPECQRGYLAEDR; this is translated from the coding sequence ATGGGTCTCAGGTGCTCCCTGCTCGGACACGACTACGGCGAGGCGTTCGTCGAGCGGGACCGCGAGGAGCGCGGCGACGAAGTGGTCGTGACCGAACGCGAGCTCAAGGAGTGCGCGCGATGCGGCTCCGAGAAGGTCACCACGGAGAACACGGAAGTCCGGTCGCTGGAGCCACAGCGCCGCGACAACGGCGACGCGACCGCGGAGCCGGAGCCGACCGAGGAGCCGGCCGGCGAACCCGCGGCCACCGCCGACGACGGCGCCGCCGAGGGCGCGTTCACGTCTGCCTCGGACGCCATCGAGCAGGCCGAAGTCGGGATGGAGACCGACGACGCGCTGGCGGGCGAGCCAGACGAGGACGACGCGGTCATCCTCGACGACGACGCCGACGCCAGCGACGAGCCGGGGAGCGACCAGTGGGACGAGCCCGCCGAACCGGAAGCCGACCCCGACCCCGAGCCCGTCGAGGACGACGCGGAAGTCGTCGACGCCGGCCCGAGCAGCGACCCCGACTCGGGCGCGCAGACCGAGTACGTCGAGCAGTCCCAATCCCAGCCCGAGGCGGAGTCGGCGTCGACGCTCGACCGCGACCGCGGCGAGTGGCCGGACACCGACGGCGAGGACGAGGGCTTCGACGCGACCGAGACCGCGGACGCCGACGCGGAAGTGAGCGCCACCGAGACCGACGAGTCGACGTTCGAGTTCGGCGCCGAGGACGGCGCCGTCGAGGCCGACACCGGGTTCACGAGCGCGGGACCGGTGGAGACCAACGAGGCCGCCGACGAGCTGGACTTCGCGCTGTACTGTCCGGAGTGTGGCTTCGAGCGCTACGCCGCCGGCTCCAGCCTGCGCGCCGGCGACATCTGCCCGGAGTGCCAGCGCGGCTACCTGGCCGAAGACCGGTGA
- a CDS encoding DUF6432 family protein, with protein sequence MHVKPEYRDRPETEVAVLDALVDRPGEGMTLFELRSHVDASIDDLEDALGALKADGLIDAEETDGRTVFRADDRVFPDGDETEEASILDELRRRIGL encoded by the coding sequence ATGCACGTCAAACCCGAGTACCGCGACCGTCCCGAGACGGAGGTGGCGGTGCTCGACGCGCTCGTCGACCGGCCGGGCGAGGGGATGACGCTGTTCGAGTTGCGCTCGCACGTCGACGCGAGCATCGACGACCTGGAGGACGCGCTCGGCGCGCTGAAGGCCGACGGCCTCATCGACGCCGAGGAGACCGACGGCCGCACCGTCTTCCGGGCCGACGACCGCGTCTTCCCGGACGGCGACGAGACCGAGGAGGCCTCGATTCTGGACGAACTCCGGCGCCGCATCGGGCTGTAG
- the ygfZ gene encoding CAF17-like 4Fe-4S cluster assembly/insertion protein YgfZ, with protein sequence MTVVRDLHEDHGASFRDVAGRALPEEYGRPERTHRAVRNVVGVTEHAFDVVVVTGEDRHEFVDDTVTNHVPTEDGEGVYALLLDPQGRIRVDCYAFATGDSLLVFFPAGEGEAIAEEWSERTFVQDVDVEYATDDFGVFGAHGPKATEKIASVLGGASPPEEPLTFVRGAMEEGVTVIRDDDLAGEEGYLVVCAAADADPVFETLVIRGLNATPFGRRTWETLTLEAGTPLFETELEDRVPNVLGLDNAVDYEKGCFVGQEVVSKVKNRGRPSSRLVGLTAEDLPEAGATVTQDGDDVGEVTRAVVSPLRDEPIAFAEVNYDVEGGDVTVATDDGDASGEITDLPFVDCTGRSARIPTYE encoded by the coding sequence ATGACAGTCGTCAGGGACCTCCACGAGGACCACGGCGCGTCGTTCCGTGACGTCGCGGGCCGCGCGCTCCCCGAGGAGTACGGCCGCCCGGAGCGCACGCACCGCGCGGTGCGCAACGTCGTCGGCGTCACCGAGCACGCCTTCGACGTGGTCGTCGTCACGGGCGAGGACCGCCACGAGTTCGTCGACGACACCGTCACCAACCACGTCCCGACCGAGGACGGCGAGGGCGTCTATGCGCTCCTGTTGGACCCGCAGGGCCGGATTCGCGTGGACTGCTACGCGTTCGCCACCGGCGACAGCCTGCTCGTGTTCTTCCCGGCCGGCGAGGGCGAGGCTATCGCCGAGGAGTGGAGCGAGCGGACGTTCGTGCAGGACGTGGACGTGGAGTACGCGACCGACGACTTCGGCGTGTTCGGCGCGCACGGCCCGAAGGCCACGGAGAAGATTGCGAGCGTGCTCGGCGGCGCGAGCCCGCCCGAGGAGCCGCTGACGTTCGTGCGCGGTGCGATGGAGGAGGGCGTCACGGTCATCCGCGACGACGACCTCGCGGGCGAGGAGGGCTACCTCGTCGTCTGCGCGGCCGCCGACGCTGACCCGGTCTTCGAGACGCTGGTCATCCGCGGACTGAACGCCACGCCGTTCGGCCGGCGGACGTGGGAGACGCTCACGCTGGAAGCCGGCACGCCGCTGTTCGAGACGGAACTGGAAGACCGAGTCCCGAACGTGCTCGGCCTCGACAACGCCGTCGACTACGAGAAGGGCTGTTTCGTCGGGCAGGAGGTCGTCTCGAAGGTGAAGAACCGCGGCCGACCCAGCAGTCGGCTGGTTGGCCTCACCGCCGAGGACCTCCCCGAGGCGGGCGCGACAGTCACGCAGGATGGCGACGACGTCGGCGAAGTCACGCGCGCGGTCGTCAGCCCGCTTCGCGACGAACCCATCGCGTTCGCCGAAGTGAACTACGACGTCGAGGGCGGCGACGTGACCGTCGCAACCGACGACGGCGACGCGTCTGGAGAGATTACGGACCTGCCGTTCGTGGACTGTACCGGGCGCTCGGCGCGCATCCCGACCTACGAGTAG
- a CDS encoding geranylgeranyl reductase family protein, whose amino-acid sequence MYDFAVVGIGPAGARFARRAAERGYDVVAFEQGELGKPLACSGHVSLDVWEYVPDEAREELFQNEIRGARFHLGGADSEAYPFYKDEAISNAVDRVQLDKVLADAARDAGADVREQHTVTEVAEFNDRVELTVRGPEETFDVTAKMVAGSDGPRSRVRDALALPEPDEFLHGALAFDPEPDHENFVDVHLTVPEFFAWRIPRGEGGVEYGLAAAPGEDVPALFDALVEDYGVEIEHRCSGVIPIGPPDTVTSTRGFLLGDAAGQTKPFTGGGILYGMTAADCAAREIDPDRPTTLTAYENAWRDELGRDIQLGHLVRKGYSAPQPLQRAGMRLFEGEIGVHMDQPTSLFSAEQLRALLR is encoded by the coding sequence ATGTACGACTTCGCGGTCGTCGGCATCGGCCCCGCTGGGGCGCGGTTCGCGCGCCGCGCGGCCGAACGCGGCTACGACGTGGTCGCCTTCGAGCAGGGCGAACTCGGGAAGCCGCTGGCGTGCTCGGGGCACGTCAGCCTCGACGTCTGGGAGTACGTTCCAGATGAAGCCCGCGAGGAGCTGTTCCAGAACGAGATTCGGGGGGCACGCTTCCACCTCGGCGGCGCCGACTCCGAAGCCTACCCCTTCTACAAGGACGAGGCCATCTCGAACGCCGTCGACCGCGTGCAGTTGGACAAGGTGCTGGCGGACGCCGCCCGGGACGCGGGCGCTGACGTCCGCGAGCAACACACCGTCACGGAGGTCGCGGAATTCAACGACCGCGTGGAACTCACTGTGCGCGGCCCCGAGGAGACGTTCGACGTGACCGCGAAGATGGTCGCCGGGAGCGACGGCCCGCGGTCCCGCGTGCGAGACGCGCTCGCCCTCCCGGAACCGGACGAGTTCCTGCACGGCGCGCTCGCGTTCGACCCTGAACCCGACCACGAGAACTTCGTGGACGTCCACCTCACCGTCCCGGAGTTCTTCGCGTGGCGCATCCCCCGCGGCGAGGGCGGCGTCGAGTACGGGCTGGCGGCCGCGCCCGGCGAGGACGTGCCCGCGCTGTTCGACGCGCTCGTCGAAGACTACGGCGTCGAAATCGAGCACCGCTGCTCGGGCGTCATCCCAATCGGCCCCCCGGACACCGTGACGAGCACGCGCGGGTTCCTGCTCGGTGACGCCGCCGGTCAGACGAAGCCGTTCACGGGCGGCGGCATCCTCTACGGGATGACGGCCGCGGACTGCGCCGCGCGCGAAATCGACCCCGACCGTCCGACGACGCTCACCGCCTACGAGAACGCGTGGCGCGACGAACTCGGCCGGGACATCCAACTCGGCCACCTCGTCCGCAAGGGGTACTCCGCGCCCCAGCCGCTGCAGCGCGCGGGGATGCGGCTGTTCGAGGGGGAAATCGGCGTCCACATGGACCAGCCGACGAGCCTCTTCTCCGCAGAACAGTTGCGGGCGCTACTCCGCTGA
- a CDS encoding lactate utilization protein, with product MSQQKSDYVDDVDVDDDWDSHPTDEELDAAVENLEASGFDVEVVADADEALDVLVDEIPAGASVMNGHSTTLEEVGFDDYLDDGDHDWENLAAEIWSIDDDEERDAARRDAQTADYFLGSVNGIGREDGALVAADLSGSRVGAYPFAAKNLLLVAGVNKVVEDVEAARERLHEYAYEFENQRAQDAYGVESYPSKELIYRQEGTEGRTTLVLVEKTLGY from the coding sequence GTGAGCCAGCAGAAATCCGACTACGTCGACGACGTCGACGTGGACGACGACTGGGACAGCCACCCGACCGACGAGGAACTCGACGCCGCCGTCGAGAACCTCGAAGCCAGCGGCTTCGACGTCGAAGTCGTCGCGGACGCCGACGAAGCGCTCGACGTGCTCGTCGACGAGATTCCGGCGGGTGCGTCCGTGATGAACGGCCACTCGACGACGCTCGAAGAAGTCGGGTTCGACGACTACCTCGACGACGGCGACCACGACTGGGAGAACCTCGCCGCGGAAATCTGGAGCATCGACGACGACGAGGAGCGCGACGCCGCGCGCCGCGACGCCCAGACCGCCGACTACTTCCTCGGCAGCGTCAACGGCATCGGCCGCGAGGACGGCGCGCTCGTCGCCGCCGACCTCTCCGGCAGCCGCGTCGGCGCGTACCCCTTCGCCGCGAAGAACCTCCTGCTGGTCGCCGGCGTGAACAAGGTCGTCGAGGACGTCGAGGCCGCCCGCGAGCGCCTCCACGAGTACGCCTACGAGTTCGAGAACCAGCGCGCCCAGGACGCCTACGGCGTCGAGAGTTACCCCTCCAAGGAGCTCATCTACCGCCAGGAGGGCACCGAGGGCCGCACGACGCTCGTGCTCGTCGAGAAGACGCTCGGATACTAA
- the uvrA gene encoding excinuclease ABC subunit UvrA — MSDDYIEVRGAEENNLDDLDVTIPREALNVVTGLSGSGKSSLAFQTIYAEGQRRYIESLSAYARNFLGQMDKPQVESVEGLSPAISIDQKNAANNPRSTVGTVTELHDYLRLLYARVGVPHCPECGREVGEQSAQQMVRRILELPEGTKAKIAAPVVRDQKGAFEELFEELVSEGYSRVEVDGEAYDLAYDDPDLDENYDHTIDVVVDRVAVSEDARSRINDSVETALDEADGVLKVIVPDADEDLELGGATARSTGDLADEDDEDRFVVEFSEDLACTHCGIDISEIETRSFSFNSPHGACPECEGIGNTKEVSEDLVVVDESKPVKHVFEAWSYNRSYYQTRLDSVAEHFGISLDTPFEELDEDVQQAFLYGTDEDVVFKRQTKNGTRRKEKPFEGVIPNLERRYVETDSESTRDHIEEYMSVTTCPACDGTRLKPESRAVLVDGTPITEVNRMSIGDALDHFEGMEDHLDERDRTIAEEILKEIRARLGFMTEVGLDYLTLDREASTLSGGESQRIRLATQIGSGLVGVLYVLDEPSIGLHQRDNDRLLNTLEELRDLGNTLVVVEHDEETMRRADNVVDMGPGPGRHGGEVVANGDVEDLMAAEDSVTGDYLAGREQIPVPEERRDWEDTLTIEGARQHNLRDLDVDLPIGAFTAITGVSGSGKSTLMHDILYKGLAREMNDNTSVDPGEHDAIEGIDNVETVRLIDQSPIGRTPRSNPATYTGIFDYIREKFAETKLAKQRGYEKGRFSFNVKGGRCEACGGQGTQKIEMNFLSDVHVPCEECGGARYNDETLDVTFKDATIADVLDMSVEEAYDFFEADSRLGRRLKLLMDVGLDYMKLGQPSTTLSGGEAQRVKLAEELGKKDSGDTLYLLDEPTTGLHSADERKLIEVLQRLTDRGNTVVVIEHELDLVKNADHVVDLGPEGGEHGGDLVAAGTPEEVARNDDSHTGRYLRDKLPRVDLEGPRSDREKPAADEQAAPAQDD; from the coding sequence ATGAGTGACGACTACATCGAGGTCCGCGGGGCCGAGGAGAACAACCTCGACGACCTCGACGTGACGATTCCACGCGAAGCGCTGAACGTGGTGACCGGCCTCTCCGGGTCGGGGAAGTCGTCGCTGGCCTTCCAGACCATCTACGCGGAGGGCCAGCGCCGCTACATCGAGAGCCTGTCGGCGTACGCCCGGAACTTCCTCGGGCAGATGGACAAGCCGCAGGTCGAGTCCGTCGAGGGGCTGTCGCCGGCCATCAGCATCGACCAGAAGAACGCCGCGAACAACCCCCGCTCGACCGTGGGGACGGTCACGGAACTCCACGACTACCTGCGCCTCCTCTATGCGCGCGTCGGCGTCCCGCACTGCCCGGAGTGCGGCCGCGAGGTCGGCGAGCAGTCCGCCCAGCAGATGGTGCGGCGCATCCTCGAACTCCCCGAGGGCACGAAGGCGAAAATCGCGGCGCCCGTCGTGCGCGACCAGAAGGGCGCCTTCGAGGAGCTCTTCGAGGAGCTCGTCAGCGAGGGGTACTCCCGGGTGGAGGTCGACGGCGAAGCCTACGACCTCGCGTACGACGACCCGGACCTCGACGAGAACTACGACCACACCATCGACGTCGTCGTGGACCGCGTCGCGGTCAGCGAGGACGCCCGCTCGCGCATCAACGACAGCGTCGAGACCGCCCTCGACGAGGCGGACGGCGTCCTGAAGGTCATCGTCCCGGACGCCGACGAGGACCTCGAACTCGGCGGCGCGACCGCGCGCTCGACGGGCGACCTCGCCGACGAGGACGACGAGGACCGCTTCGTCGTGGAGTTCAGCGAGGACCTCGCCTGTACGCACTGCGGCATCGACATCAGCGAAATCGAGACCCGCTCGTTCTCCTTCAACAGCCCGCACGGCGCGTGCCCGGAGTGTGAGGGCATCGGGAACACGAAGGAGGTCAGCGAAGACCTCGTCGTCGTCGACGAGAGCAAGCCCGTCAAGCACGTCTTCGAGGCGTGGAGCTACAACCGCTCGTACTACCAGACGCGCCTCGACTCGGTCGCCGAGCACTTCGGGATTAGCCTCGATACGCCGTTCGAGGAGTTGGACGAGGACGTCCAGCAGGCGTTCCTCTACGGCACCGACGAGGACGTCGTGTTCAAGCGGCAGACGAAGAACGGCACCCGCCGCAAGGAGAAGCCCTTCGAGGGCGTCATCCCGAACCTCGAACGCCGCTACGTCGAGACAGACTCCGAGAGCACCCGCGACCACATCGAGGAGTACATGTCCGTCACGACGTGCCCGGCGTGTGACGGCACGCGCCTCAAGCCCGAGTCCCGCGCGGTGCTCGTGGACGGCACGCCCATCACCGAAGTCAACCGGATGAGCATCGGGGACGCCCTCGACCACTTCGAGGGGATGGAGGACCACCTCGACGAGCGCGACCGCACCATCGCCGAGGAGATTCTCAAGGAGATTCGCGCGCGCCTCGGCTTCATGACCGAGGTCGGCCTCGACTACCTCACGCTCGACCGCGAAGCCTCCACCCTCTCGGGCGGGGAGAGCCAGCGCATCCGCCTCGCCACCCAGATTGGCTCCGGGCTCGTGGGCGTCCTGTACGTCCTCGACGAGCCGTCCATCGGCCTCCACCAGCGCGACAACGACCGCCTGCTGAACACCCTCGAAGAACTCCGCGACCTCGGGAACACGCTGGTCGTCGTCGAGCACGACGAGGAGACGATGCGGCGCGCGGACAACGTCGTGGACATGGGTCCCGGGCCGGGCCGCCACGGCGGCGAGGTCGTCGCGAACGGCGACGTCGAGGACCTGATGGCCGCCGAAGACTCCGTCACCGGGGACTACCTCGCGGGCCGCGAGCAGATTCCGGTGCCCGAGGAGCGCCGCGACTGGGAGGACACGCTCACCATCGAGGGCGCGCGCCAGCACAACCTCCGCGACCTCGACGTCGACCTCCCCATCGGCGCGTTCACCGCCATCACCGGCGTCTCGGGCTCCGGGAAGTCCACGCTGATGCACGACATCCTCTACAAGGGGCTGGCCCGCGAGATGAACGACAACACCTCCGTGGACCCCGGCGAGCACGACGCCATCGAGGGTATCGACAACGTCGAGACGGTGCGGCTCATCGACCAGTCACCTATCGGCCGCACGCCCCGCTCGAACCCCGCGACGTACACGGGCATCTTCGACTACATCCGCGAGAAGTTCGCCGAGACCAAGCTCGCGAAACAGCGCGGCTACGAGAAGGGGCGCTTCTCGTTCAACGTGAAGGGCGGGCGCTGTGAGGCCTGCGGCGGGCAGGGCACCCAGAAGATCGAGATGAACTTCCTCTCGGACGTCCACGTCCCCTGCGAGGAGTGCGGGGGCGCCCGCTACAACGACGAGACGCTGGACGTCACGTTCAAGGACGCGACCATCGCGGACGTCCTCGACATGAGCGTCGAGGAGGCCTACGACTTCTTCGAGGCGGACAGCCGGCTCGGCCGCCGCCTCAAACTGTTGATGGACGTCGGCCTCGACTACATGAAACTCGGCCAGCCGTCCACGACGCTCTCCGGCGGGGAAGCTCAGCGCGTCAAGCTCGCCGAAGAGCTCGGCAAGAAAGACTCCGGCGACACCCTCTACCTGCTGGATGAGCCCACCACGGGCCTGCACAGCGCCGACGAGCGCAAGCTCATCGAGGTGCTCCAGCGGCTCACCGACCGCGGCAACACCGTCGTCGTCATCGAACACGAACTGGACCTCGTGAAGAACGCCGACCACGTCGTCGACCTCGGCCCCGAGGGCGGCGAGCACGGCGGCGACCTCGTGGCCGCCGGCACCCCGGAGGAGGTCGCGCGCAACGACGACAGCCACACGGGACGGTACCTCCGCGACAAGCTCCCGCGCGTGGACTTGGAGGGGCCGCGCAGCGACCGCGAGAAGCCCGCCGCCGACGAGCAGGCCGCGCCGGCACAGGACGACTAG
- a CDS encoding alpha/beta hydrolase — translation MDEQLHPQARAVLERREKLPVSLRTLGARPLRLLERASSWWQNRNPPEVGRVVDRAIPGPAGDLPVRLYRPKGDGPFPTIVFYHGGGFVLGSVESHDLFCRHLTRESDCVVMSVDYRLAPEHPFPAAVEDAYAALEWAADNRDALAGTGDLAVVGDSAGGNLAAVVSLMAAERDGPEVDYQYLLYPGVGIEEDQDSVREHAGKVLSEDDLWWFRECYYGSEIHERNPYGDPTNACDLSGVAPATVLTAGFDPLRDGGRRYADQLVADGVPTRHVEYEGMIHGFATMLSNPDLDRAHDAVADVAGDLREAFGD, via the coding sequence ATGGACGAGCAACTGCATCCGCAGGCGCGGGCGGTGCTCGAACGCCGCGAGAAGCTCCCGGTGTCGCTGCGCACGCTCGGGGCGCGGCCGCTCCGGCTGCTGGAGCGCGCGTCGAGTTGGTGGCAGAACCGCAATCCTCCGGAGGTCGGGCGCGTCGTCGACCGCGCGATTCCCGGGCCCGCGGGCGACCTCCCGGTACGGCTCTACCGGCCCAAGGGCGACGGGCCGTTCCCGACGATCGTGTTCTACCACGGCGGCGGGTTCGTGCTCGGGAGCGTCGAGTCCCACGACCTGTTCTGCCGGCACCTCACGCGCGAGAGCGACTGCGTCGTGATGTCGGTAGACTACCGGCTCGCGCCCGAACACCCGTTCCCGGCGGCCGTCGAGGACGCGTACGCGGCGCTGGAGTGGGCCGCCGACAACCGCGACGCGCTCGCCGGCACGGGTGACCTCGCGGTCGTCGGTGACTCCGCGGGCGGGAACCTCGCGGCCGTCGTCTCGCTGATGGCCGCCGAGCGCGACGGCCCCGAGGTCGACTACCAGTACCTGCTGTACCCGGGCGTCGGCATCGAGGAAGACCAGGACTCCGTCCGCGAGCACGCCGGGAAGGTCCTCAGCGAGGACGACCTCTGGTGGTTCCGGGAGTGCTACTACGGCTCCGAGATTCACGAGCGCAACCCCTACGGCGACCCGACGAACGCCTGCGACCTCTCGGGGGTCGCGCCCGCGACCGTGCTCACGGCGGGCTTCGACCCGCTCCGGGACGGCGGCCGGCGGTACGCCGACCAGCTCGTCGCGGACGGCGTGCCGACGCGCCACGTCGAGTACGAGGGGATGATTCACGGGTTCGCGACGATGCTCTCGAACCCGGACCTCGACCGCGCGCACGACGCGGTCGCGGACGTCGCCGGCGACCTCCGCGAGGCGTTTGGTGACTAA
- a CDS encoding YbaK/EbsC family protein, with product MHERAAEFVERAREEYDVDVDVHEFDEGTKTAADAADAVGCDVAQIASSIVVVADDEPVVVVTSGANRVDLATVAVYRDASDARMAEADEVKKATGWSIGGVPPICHATDVPVLLDETLLDYDKVWAAAGTPTAVWPIEPERLRDLAGAEAVDIAE from the coding sequence ATGCACGAGCGAGCCGCGGAGTTCGTCGAGCGGGCGCGCGAGGAGTACGACGTCGACGTGGACGTCCACGAGTTCGACGAGGGGACGAAGACGGCTGCCGACGCGGCCGACGCGGTCGGCTGCGACGTCGCACAAATCGCGTCCAGCATCGTCGTGGTCGCCGACGACGAGCCGGTGGTCGTCGTCACGAGCGGCGCGAACCGCGTGGACCTCGCGACGGTCGCGGTCTACCGGGACGCCAGCGACGCGCGCATGGCCGAAGCCGACGAGGTGAAGAAGGCGACGGGCTGGAGCATCGGCGGCGTGCCGCCCATCTGCCACGCGACGGACGTGCCGGTCCTGCTGGACGAGACGCTGCTCGACTACGACAAGGTGTGGGCGGCGGCCGGCACGCCGACCGCGGTCTGGCCAATCGAGCCCGAGCGCCTGCGAGACCTCGCGGGCGCGGAGGCCGTCGACATCGCGGAGTGA
- a CDS encoding SDR family NAD(P)-dependent oxidoreductase — translation MLAPDLTDRTALVTGGAKGLGRALCLSLADCGASVAVHYYSSDAAARETAADAREHGAPAATAVQGDVTNPEGVDAIFDAAEAELGTVDVLVNNVGDFAPAHWEDVDFETWNRVLHTNLTGTYLCSKRALDGMRARQWGRIVNIGYASSEKGLVSPQNFPYFAAKQGVLMFTRMLAADTQDDSITVNAVSPYVVETSDEFPEDAPRGRWASTDDVAQAVRFFCDEDSDYISGENVEVDGGWLPEDV, via the coding sequence ATGCTCGCTCCCGACCTGACCGACCGCACCGCGCTGGTCACCGGCGGCGCGAAGGGGCTCGGTCGCGCGCTCTGCCTGTCGCTGGCTGACTGCGGCGCCAGCGTCGCCGTCCACTACTACAGCAGCGACGCCGCCGCGCGCGAGACCGCCGCCGACGCCCGCGAACACGGTGCGCCGGCCGCCACAGCCGTGCAGGGCGACGTGACGAACCCGGAGGGCGTAGACGCCATCTTCGACGCCGCCGAAGCCGAACTGGGGACCGTGGACGTGCTCGTGAACAACGTCGGGGACTTCGCGCCCGCCCACTGGGAGGACGTCGACTTCGAGACGTGGAACCGCGTCCTCCACACGAACCTCACGGGGACGTACCTCTGCTCGAAGCGCGCGCTCGACGGGATGCGCGCCCGGCAGTGGGGTCGCATCGTCAACATCGGCTACGCCTCCTCGGAGAAGGGGCTGGTCTCCCCGCAGAACTTCCCGTACTTCGCCGCCAAGCAGGGCGTACTGATGTTCACGCGGATGCTCGCCGCCGACACCCAAGACGACAGCATCACCGTCAACGCCGTCTCCCCGTACGTCGTCGAGACCTCCGACGAGTTCCCCGAGGACGCCCCCCGCGGCCGCTGGGCCTCCACCGACGACGTCGCGCAGGCGGTCCGGTTCTTCTGCGACGAGGATTCGGACTACATCTCCGGGGAGAACGTCGAAGTCGATGGCGGGTGGCTGCCCGAGGACGTGTAA